One region of Ardenticatenales bacterium genomic DNA includes:
- a CDS encoding ABC transporter ATP-binding protein, whose product MTEVQLHQISKRYDSQHPVITDLCLTAACHQITALLGPSGCGKTTILKMIAGLLRPDAGDITFDGRSVLDVPAERRGAVMVFQHHLLFPHLSAADNVAFGLKMRRLDRARMARRVAEMLAMVKLADLGHRRPHQLSAGQRQRVALARALVVEPSVLLLDEPLSNLDAHLRDEMRELILGLQRQLGITTIVVTHDQEEAVILGDQIALLFAGKLHQMGPPPDFYDRPVSRRVARFFGGVNFIPGAWQNGVVETAWGRFYACLSDLPDGPVLLTIRPERVRLGDGAGENRLVGRVVGRVYAGTHTRLKVAIPTDADPLVLEVTSSALNPHDHPTGSEITLHLPPEHVWLLPPDAP is encoded by the coding sequence ATGACGGAAGTTCAACTTCACCAGATCAGCAAACGGTACGATAGCCAGCACCCCGTGATCACGGACCTTTGCCTCACGGCTGCCTGCCATCAAATTACGGCCTTGTTGGGGCCATCCGGCTGTGGCAAAACGACGATCCTGAAGATGATTGCCGGCTTGCTGCGCCCGGATGCGGGCGACATCACCTTTGATGGGCGCTCGGTGCTGGACGTGCCCGCCGAGCGGCGCGGCGCGGTGATGGTGTTTCAGCACCATCTGCTCTTTCCGCACCTTTCGGCGGCGGACAACGTCGCTTTTGGCCTGAAGATGCGCCGCCTGGACCGTGCGCGGATGGCGCGGCGTGTGGCGGAAATGCTGGCGATGGTGAAACTGGCCGATCTGGGGCATCGCCGCCCGCACCAGTTGTCGGCGGGGCAGCGGCAGCGGGTGGCGCTGGCGCGGGCGTTGGTGGTGGAGCCGTCGGTGCTGCTGTTGGATGAGCCGCTGTCGAATCTGGACGCGCATTTGCGGGACGAGATGCGCGAGTTGATCCTGGGGTTGCAGCGGCAGTTGGGCATCACAACGATTGTGGTGACGCATGATCAGGAGGAGGCGGTGATTTTGGGGGACCAGATTGCGCTCCTGTTCGCGGGGAAGTTGCACCAGATGGGACCGCCGCCCGATTTTTATGATCGTCCGGTGTCGCGGCGCGTGGCCCGCTTCTTTGGCGGCGTTAATTTTATTCCGGGTGCGTGGCAAAATGGCGTGGTGGAGACGGCGTGGGGGCGCTTCTACGCCTGTCTGTCCGACTTGCCGGATGGTCCCGTGCTGCTCACGATTCGCCCGGAGCGGGTGCGGTTGGGCGATGGGGCAGGGGAGAATCGGCTTGTGGGGCGCGTGGTGGGGCGGGTTTATGCCGGCACGCACACCCGCCTCAAAGTTGCCATTCCCACCGACGCGGACCCCCTGGTGTTGGAAGTCACCAGCAGCGCCCTCAACCCCCACGACCACCCCACAGGCAGCGAGATCACGCTCCACCTGCCCCCGGAACACGTCTGGCTTTTGCCGCCGGACGCGCCATAG
- a CDS encoding FAD-dependent oxidoreductase, whose amino-acid sequence MRTNDYDVAIIGAGIAGTTLATILARQGMNVIVLEAKSHPRFAIGESLILETSETMRALAELYDVPEIAYFSSENLMPHIGTAHGIKRHFGFLHHTAGQPHDPRHTLQAVIPKEPHGHELHLYRQDSDYYLMVTAISYGVEVHQDTPVRSVAINDAGVTLISEQGESFSAGYVVDASGYRSVLARQFDLRDFDLRTHSRGLFTHMVDVPAFAETNSTGGNYGLPFPMSEGTLHHLFDGGWMWVIPFDNHSRSTNPLCSVGLLLDPRRHPLPTDLSPEEEFYTFISQYPGMAAQFAGTRAVRAWTRTGRLQYSSRQVVGDRWALLGHAVGFIDPLYSKGLYVSLMAVSLLAHLLLQARTTGDYSASAFAPLEQVTRRFVRNNDRLTANSYKSFANYKLWQVYSVLWLLGAYTELVKLNAMRAQASGDRAVYYRHLTGLGLVGGGFAAFDVAADRIDRIIEAVDPYDEAAVDDAVAAINQVFAGIPWMADPFRDLLAGKTFLPKNKIRLSLLKKDEGFLGHGDYRAHFFGDMTLRDLLTYGVKEKLKYAAPYQAYLHRRQFRHYP is encoded by the coding sequence ATGAGAACGAACGATTATGATGTGGCGATTATTGGGGCGGGAATTGCCGGCACAACCCTGGCAACAATCCTGGCGCGACAAGGCATGAACGTCATCGTCCTGGAGGCCAAAAGCCATCCCCGCTTCGCCATTGGCGAATCCCTCATCCTGGAAACGTCGGAGACCATGCGCGCCCTGGCTGAACTGTACGATGTGCCGGAGATCGCTTACTTCAGTTCCGAAAACCTGATGCCGCACATCGGCACCGCGCACGGCATCAAACGGCACTTTGGCTTTCTGCACCACACCGCCGGCCAACCGCACGACCCGCGTCACACATTGCAGGCGGTCATCCCCAAAGAGCCACACGGCCACGAACTCCACCTTTACCGCCAGGATAGCGATTATTACCTGATGGTGACGGCCATTTCCTACGGCGTGGAAGTGCACCAGGACACCCCCGTGCGGAGTGTGGCTATCAACGACGCAGGGGTGACGCTCATCAGCGAACAGGGGGAATCCTTCAGCGCCGGCTACGTGGTGGACGCCAGCGGTTATCGCTCCGTGCTGGCGCGGCAGTTTGATCTGCGGGATTTTGACCTGCGCACGCACTCTCGTGGACTGTTTACGCATATGGTGGATGTGCCGGCATTTGCCGAAACAAACAGCACGGGAGGCAACTACGGACTCCCCTTCCCCATGTCCGAAGGCACGCTGCATCACCTGTTTGACGGCGGCTGGATGTGGGTCATTCCCTTTGATAACCACTCGCGCAGCACCAATCCCCTGTGCAGCGTGGGGCTGCTGTTGGACCCACGGCGGCATCCTCTGCCGACCGACCTCTCCCCGGAAGAGGAGTTTTACACCTTTATCAGTCAATATCCGGGCATGGCGGCGCAATTTGCCGGCACGCGCGCGGTACGAGCCTGGACGCGCACCGGGCGCTTGCAGTACAGTTCACGCCAGGTCGTCGGGGACCGCTGGGCGCTGTTGGGGCACGCGGTCGGCTTCATTGACCCGCTTTACTCCAAAGGGCTGTACGTCTCGCTGATGGCCGTTTCCCTGCTGGCCCATTTGTTGCTGCAAGCGCGGACGACGGGCGACTACTCCGCGTCCGCCTTCGCGCCATTGGAGCAAGTGACCCGCCGCTTCGTGCGCAACAACGACCGCCTCACCGCCAACAGCTACAAGTCATTCGCCAACTACAAATTGTGGCAGGTCTATTCCGTCCTCTGGCTGCTGGGGGCGTACACGGAGTTGGTGAAGCTGAACGCCATGCGCGCCCAGGCGAGCGGAGATCGCGCCGTGTACTACCGTCACCTGACGGGGTTGGGGCTGGTGGGCGGTGGCTTCGCGGCGTTTGATGTGGCCGCGGACCGGATAGACCGCATCATCGAGGCGGTCGATCCCTACGACGAGGCGGCGGTAGATGACGCGGTGGCGGCGATCAATCAGGTTTTTGCCGGCATTCCCTGGATGGCCGATCCATTCCGCGACTTGCTGGCGGGCAAGACCTTTTTGCCCAAAAACAAAATCCGCCTCAGTTTGCTAAAAAAGGATGAGGGATTCCTGGGGCACGGCGACTACCGCGCCCACTTCTTTGGCGACATGACCCTACGCGACCTGCTCACCTACGGCGTCAAGGAAAAGCTAAAATACGCCGCCCCCTACCAGGCTTACCTCCACCGCCGCCAATTCCGCCACTACCCCTAG
- a CDS encoding energy-coupling factor transporter transmembrane protein EcfT has translation MRDEGRSWLVWVLAGAVATMLARNPLYSLILLLAARLVTVSCARPGQGPRLPLWRLGGAIISFSALFNALFVHVGETVLLRMPASWPLIGGAITLEALVWGASNGLLLLTLLAVFTALNAIVPVHDLARLTPRALRDLGVVLLVALTYVPETTRHLQRIREAQAIRGHQLRGLRDWRPIVIPLLVGGLERAMGLAEAMVARGYGAAAGSDPGLGARVGYLVGLAAMLAGWFLAVWIGWPGWLLLGAAALLLLTLLWRAGLAFPRTRYRAGRWRAVDSLRVVAALLPLLAVLPTLPAHATLFYDPYPRLSVPAFSPLIGGLLALWSVPAFFLSTGEHDGYT, from the coding sequence ATGAGGGATGAGGGTCGGAGCTGGTTGGTTTGGGTTTTGGCCGGGGCGGTGGCGACGATGTTGGCGCGTAACCCGCTTTACAGTCTCATTCTTCTGCTGGCGGCGCGGCTGGTGACGGTGAGCTGCGCCCGCCCTGGTCAGGGGCCGCGCCTGCCGCTGTGGCGGTTGGGCGGGGCGATCATTAGCTTTTCCGCGCTGTTCAATGCGCTGTTTGTGCATGTGGGTGAGACGGTGCTGCTGCGAATGCCGGCATCCTGGCCCCTGATTGGCGGCGCGATTACCCTGGAAGCTCTCGTCTGGGGAGCCAGCAACGGCTTGCTGTTGCTCACCCTCCTTGCCGTCTTCACCGCCCTCAACGCCATCGTGCCTGTCCATGACCTGGCGCGCCTGACGCCGCGGGCGCTGCGCGACCTGGGCGTGGTTCTGCTGGTGGCCCTCACCTACGTGCCGGAAACGACGCGCCATTTGCAGCGCATCCGTGAGGCGCAGGCCATTCGCGGCCACCAATTGCGCGGACTGCGCGACTGGCGACCCATCGTCATTCCCTTGCTCGTGGGTGGGCTGGAGCGGGCGATGGGGCTGGCGGAGGCGATGGTCGCCCGTGGTTATGGGGCGGCGGCGGGCAGCGACCCCGGGCTGGGCGCGCGCGTGGGGTATCTGGTGGGTCTGGCGGCTATGCTGGCCGGCTGGTTTTTGGCGGTGTGGATTGGCTGGCCGGGTTGGCTGCTGCTGGGGGCGGCGGCGCTGCTGCTGCTGACGCTGTTATGGCGCGCCGGACTGGCGTTTCCGCGTACGCGCTACCGGGCGGGACGCTGGCGCGCGGTGGATTCGCTGCGGGTGGTGGCGGCGCTGCTGCCGCTGCTGGCGGTGCTGCCGACGCTGCCGGCACACGCCACGCTGTTTTATGACCCGTATCCGCGATTGAGTGTGCCGGCATTTTCCCCGTTGATTGGCGGATTGCTGGCGTTGTGGAGTGTGCCGGCATTTTTCCTGTCCACCGGTGAGCATGACGGATATACTTAA
- a CDS encoding CDP-alcohol phosphatidyltransferase family protein translates to MFDNQMRRVKERVFVPLAAPFRRLPTWLLSLIGLLWGVAAAAALARQAYAWALAFWFLNRVFDGLDGTVARLNGTQTDFGGYLDILIDFAVYAMIPIGLVLGRLTPPHLLSLVALLAVYYVNAASWMYLAAILEKQARGDAGKMTTVTMPAGIIGGTETIIFYTLFILFPGWLFWLFNLMTVLVLFTIGQRLVWAARKL, encoded by the coding sequence ATGTTTGATAACCAGATGCGGCGTGTAAAAGAGCGTGTTTTTGTGCCACTGGCAGCGCCATTTCGGCGGCTGCCGACGTGGCTACTATCTTTGATTGGGCTGCTATGGGGCGTGGCGGCGGCGGCGGCGTTGGCGCGCCAGGCGTATGCGTGGGCACTTGCGTTCTGGTTCCTCAATCGCGTCTTCGACGGGCTGGACGGCACGGTGGCGCGGCTGAACGGGACGCAGACAGACTTTGGCGGCTACCTGGATATTCTGATTGACTTTGCCGTGTACGCCATGATCCCCATTGGCCTGGTGCTGGGGCGACTGACGCCGCCGCACCTGCTTAGTCTTGTGGCGCTGCTGGCGGTGTATTATGTCAATGCGGCATCCTGGATGTACCTGGCGGCGATTCTGGAGAAGCAGGCGCGTGGAGATGCGGGAAAGATGACGACGGTGACGATGCCTGCCGGCATTATCGGCGGAACGGAAACCATCATCTTCTACACGCTCTTTATCCTCTTTCCCGGTTGGCTCTTCTGGCTCTTCAACCTGATGACGGTCCTCGTGCTGTTCACGATTGGGCAGCGATTGGTATGGGCAGCGCGGAAGTTGTAA
- a CDS encoding DinB family protein: MDIINHEMLCRQFLITIDSLEDALRNCPDELWEKKLWTDEPEQWVAAGFSAFWYLGYHALFWLDLYLTGAEEGFMPPAPFDLVEMQANEVLPRTYFRDELLDYLALCRRKCTETITTLSAEEARRLCRFPWGEITFAELQLYNMRHVQEHAAQLHLFLGQHRGN, from the coding sequence ATGGACATCATCAATCATGAGATGTTGTGCCGGCAATTCCTCATCACCATCGACTCGCTAGAAGACGCCCTGCGCAACTGCCCGGACGAACTATGGGAAAAGAAACTGTGGACGGACGAGCCGGAGCAATGGGTAGCGGCGGGATTCTCCGCCTTCTGGTATCTCGGCTACCATGCGCTTTTCTGGCTCGACCTCTACCTGACCGGAGCGGAAGAGGGATTTATGCCGCCAGCCCCTTTCGACCTGGTAGAAATGCAGGCGAACGAAGTCCTGCCACGTACCTACTTCCGCGACGAACTGCTTGACTATCTGGCCTTGTGCCGCCGCAAATGCACGGAGACCATAACCACATTGTCGGCAGAAGAAGCGCGCCGCCTGTGCCGGTTTCCCTGGGGAGAAATCACGTTCGCGGAGCTACAACTGTACAACATGCGCCATGTGCAGGAACATGCCGCGCAACTGCATTTGTTCCTGGGGCAGCATCGCGGCAACTAG
- a CDS encoding ClbS/DfsB family four-helix bundle protein, producing MYMKQHILAALREEFSAWEGAIAGIPLHQRALPLTPSAWSLKDELAHLNAWQQRTIARLEAAQHQREPEFPPWLPHLDPEVEANTEPVNTWIYESNRDQSWETVYHRWRDGFLRMLELAQTIAEPALLDANRYPWLNGHSLAFIVIASYDHHQEHLEKLLRLQKSGRLL from the coding sequence ATGTACATGAAACAACACATTCTGGCAGCATTGCGGGAGGAATTTTCGGCGTGGGAGGGGGCGATTGCCGGCATTCCCCTCCACCAACGCGCCCTCCCCCTCACACCCTCCGCCTGGTCCCTCAAAGACGAACTCGCCCACCTGAACGCCTGGCAGCAGCGGACTATCGCCCGTCTCGAAGCCGCGCAACACCAGCGTGAGCCAGAGTTCCCCCCCTGGCTGCCGCACCTGGACCCAGAAGTGGAAGCGAATACCGAGCCAGTCAACACCTGGATCTACGAATCAAACCGCGACCAATCCTGGGAAACCGTCTACCACCGCTGGCGTGACGGATTCCTGCGCATGTTGGAACTGGCGCAGACGATAGCCGAGCCGGCCCTCCTCGACGCCAACCGCTACCCCTGGCTGAACGGACATTCCCTGGCCTTCATCGTCATTGCCTCCTACGACCACCACCAGGAGCATCTGGAAAAACTGCTCAGATTACAAAAGTCTGGGAGACTTTTGTAA
- a CDS encoding class I SAM-dependent methyltransferase gives MPERLIALYPPGARVEIRFANDDNAAWQPAIVLRHEPPGMWVAAADGHRWFVTNTKRVRNAGMSETVAAQLLTLNRAFYERMAAEFAQSRRQPWPGFQELIPWLPAEKCDLLDVGCGSGRLGGFFWREARLRSYTGVDFSEPLLRIARAENAGTFAQRDLSQPDCLHGLGDYDAIACLATMQHIPGRANRLRLLREMADHLRPGGRLFLAHWQFARNPRQQRKVNDWESIGLSAVDVEPRDYLLSWRRGGFAWRYVCLIDAAEMAALAQEAGLTILHQFHSDGREGDLNLYTVLQTA, from the coding sequence ATGCCTGAGCGTCTTATCGCCCTCTACCCGCCCGGCGCGCGCGTGGAAATCCGTTTTGCCAACGACGACAATGCCGCCTGGCAGCCGGCCATTGTGCTGCGGCATGAACCGCCGGGGATGTGGGTTGCCGCCGCCGACGGCCATCGCTGGTTTGTCACCAACACGAAGCGCGTACGCAATGCCGGCATGTCCGAGACCGTCGCCGCCCAACTTCTCACTCTCAACCGCGCGTTTTACGAGCGCATGGCCGCCGAATTCGCCCAATCCCGCCGGCAGCCGTGGCCCGGTTTCCAGGAACTCATCCCCTGGCTGCCCGCGGAAAAATGTGATTTGTTGGACGTGGGCTGCGGATCGGGGCGATTGGGGGGCTTCTTCTGGCGAGAGGCGCGGCTGCGTAGCTACACAGGCGTGGATTTCAGTGAGCCATTGCTACGGATCGCGCGGGCGGAAAATGCCGGCACATTCGCGCAACGAGACCTGAGCCAACCAGACTGCCTGCACGGCCTGGGCGACTACGACGCCATCGCCTGCCTGGCCACCATGCAGCACATTCCGGGGCGCGCCAATCGTCTGCGGCTGCTACGTGAGATGGCCGACCACCTGCGCCCCGGCGGTCGCCTGTTCCTGGCGCACTGGCAGTTTGCCCGCAATCCACGCCAGCAGCGCAAAGTGAACGATTGGGAATCTATTGGCCTTTCCGCCGTAGATGTGGAGCCGCGCGACTATCTGCTGTCGTGGCGGCGCGGCGGCTTTGCCTGGCGCTACGTCTGCCTGATCGACGCCGCCGAGATGGCCGCGCTGGCGCAAGAAGCCGGCCTGACCATCCTGCACCAATTCCATAGCGACGGACGGGAGGGGGATTTGAACCTGTACACCGTGTTGCAAACGGCGTAG
- a CDS encoding RNA-binding protein, with amino-acid sequence MSKKLYVGNLSFQATEADVQELFESFGTVESIAMINDRDSGRFRGFCFVEMEASEADAAIASLDGKELNGRSLRVNEARPMEQRSGGGFRGGGGRSDAGRRNDSSNNRGNNRRW; translated from the coding sequence TTGTCGAAGAAACTTTATGTAGGAAATTTGTCCTTTCAAGCAACCGAAGCCGACGTGCAGGAATTGTTTGAATCATTTGGAACAGTCGAATCAATTGCCATGATTAACGACCGTGACAGCGGCCGTTTTCGTGGATTTTGTTTTGTCGAGATGGAAGCGTCCGAAGCGGATGCCGCTATCGCCAGCCTGGATGGCAAAGAATTGAATGGCCGTTCCCTGCGTGTCAATGAAGCCCGTCCCATGGAACAACGTTCCGGTGGCGGTTTTCGTGGCGGCGGCGGTCGCAGCGACGCTGGTCGGCGTAACGACTCCTCCAACAACCGCGGCAACAACCGTCGTTGGTAA
- a CDS encoding energy-coupling factor ABC transporter ATP-binding protein — protein sequence MIAFSHLTYHYPGQARPALRDIDLRINAGEFVLLTGPSGAGKSTLLRCLNGLVPHFTGGRISGGVTVAGLDVVAAGPNRLSREVGFVFQNPEAQAVLDQVEAEIAFGLEQANMPASQMRQRVTDVMDRLALTPLRRRAINTLSGGERQRLALATALALRPRILALDEPTSQLDPEAAANLLDMLVRLNRDDGLTVVLVEHRLERVLPYADRVVVVDDGRIVADGPVLETLDDLPYLPPVTALGRRMGWQPPPLTVDEARAFAPMPALPPPPAPPTPTSTSTSAPLLEVDQLACTLARQPVLRDISLTVGAGEVVALLGRNGAGKTTLLRCVAGLLPLAAGAVRLDGDDLAGRSVAERCRHIAYLPQNPDDLLYAGSVREELLITLRNHRLDPAHPPILPAGLLAHLGLGDVQDAYPRDLSVGQRQRVAFGAVSVTGPRLLLLDEPTRGLDMAAKQQLLHMCRWWLDDGAGLLLVTHDVELAAAAADRVYILDAGQIVAAGPPGQVLATHPEFAPQMVQLFPGQGWLTPDQAAAAFILHHSHAGVSHASTN from the coding sequence ATGATCGCGTTTTCCCACCTCACCTACCACTATCCAGGGCAGGCGCGCCCCGCGTTGCGCGACATTGATCTGCGCATTAACGCAGGCGAGTTTGTGCTGCTTACAGGACCGTCGGGCGCGGGCAAATCCACCTTGCTGCGCTGCCTCAATGGCCTTGTGCCCCACTTCACGGGTGGGCGCATTAGTGGTGGCGTGACCGTGGCGGGGCTGGATGTAGTCGCCGCCGGGCCAAACCGGCTCAGCCGCGAGGTGGGGTTTGTCTTCCAGAACCCGGAAGCGCAGGCGGTGCTGGACCAGGTGGAGGCGGAGATTGCGTTTGGGTTGGAACAGGCGAATATGCCGGCATCGCAAATGCGCCAGCGCGTGACGGACGTGATGGACCGGTTGGCCCTGACTCCCCTGCGCCGGCGCGCCATCAACACCCTCTCCGGCGGCGAACGGCAGCGGCTGGCTCTGGCGACCGCCCTGGCCCTGCGCCCGCGCATACTGGCGCTGGACGAACCGACCAGCCAGCTTGACCCGGAAGCCGCCGCCAACCTGCTGGACATGCTGGTGCGGCTCAATCGGGATGATGGCCTGACCGTTGTCCTCGTCGAACATCGTCTGGAGCGGGTGCTGCCTTATGCGGATCGGGTGGTGGTGGTGGACGATGGGCGCATCGTGGCGGATGGTCCCGTGTTGGAGACGCTGGATGATCTGCCCTACTTGCCGCCGGTGACGGCGCTGGGGCGGCGGATGGGTTGGCAGCCGCCGCCGTTGACGGTGGACGAGGCGCGCGCGTTTGCGCCAATGCCGGCATTGCCGCCGCCCCCCGCACCCCCCACACCCACGTCCACGTCCACGTCCGCGCCGCTGTTGGAAGTGGACCAACTCGCCTGCACGCTGGCGCGCCAGCCCGTTCTGCGCGACATATCCCTGACGGTGGGCGCGGGGGAGGTGGTGGCGCTGTTGGGGCGGAATGGCGCGGGCAAGACGACGCTGCTGCGCTGCGTTGCCGGGCTGTTGCCGTTGGCGGCGGGGGCGGTGCGGTTGGATGGGGACGATTTGGCGGGGCGTTCCGTGGCGGAGCGATGCCGGCATATCGCCTACCTGCCGCAGAACCCCGATGATCTCCTATATGCCGGCAGCGTCCGCGAAGAACTGCTCATCACCCTGCGCAACCATCGCCTCGATCCCGCCCATCCCCCCATCCTCCCCGCCGGCCTGCTTGCCCACCTCGGACTCGGCGACGTTCAGGACGCCTATCCCCGCGACCTCTCCGTCGGGCAGCGGCAGCGCGTCGCCTTTGGCGCGGTCAGCGTCACCGGTCCGCGCCTGCTGCTGCTGGACGAGCCGACGCGCGGCCTGGACATGGCCGCCAAACAGCAGTTGCTGCACATGTGCCGTTGGTGGCTGGACGACGGCGCGGGGCTACTGCTGGTTACGCATGACGTGGAACTGGCCGCCGCTGCCGCCGACCGCGTCTACATCCTGGACGCCGGTCAGATTGTCGCCGCCGGCCCTCCTGGGCAGGTGCTGGCCACCCACCCCGAATTCGCCCCGCAAATGGTTCAGCTTTTCCCCGGCCAGGGCTGGCTCACCCCCGACCAGGCCGCCGCCGCCTTCATCCTTCATCATTCGCACGCTGGAGTGTCTCATGCCTCGACTAACTAA
- a CDS encoding ECF transporter S component, translating into MTHRLLSFALYLLSGCIGLVAFTYPFFLNAAQLQQFAGQQQAAPLLTMILITMCLLILLLEMQGQAVSAKVVAALGVLVAVTAVLRFLEVAIPGPGGFSPIFAPIILAGFVFGPRFGFLMGALTLLVSALLTGGVGPWLPYQMFAAGWVGLTAGWLPQLRRPLPLLALFGFAWGLLFGLLMNLTFWPFAVGMAGAGWEPGLGVVDGMGRYLAFYAGTSLLWDLVRAGGNVALLLILGMPAIHALARFRDRFQFVRDEV; encoded by the coding sequence ATGACCCATCGCCTCCTTTCCTTCGCCCTCTACCTCCTCAGCGGCTGCATTGGCCTCGTCGCCTTCACCTATCCCTTCTTCCTCAACGCCGCCCAACTCCAGCAGTTCGCCGGTCAACAGCAGGCGGCCCCCTTGCTCACGATGATCCTGATCACCATGTGCCTGCTCATCCTGTTGCTGGAAATGCAGGGACAGGCCGTCAGCGCCAAAGTTGTGGCCGCGCTGGGCGTGCTTGTGGCCGTGACCGCCGTCCTCCGCTTTTTGGAAGTCGCCATTCCTGGTCCCGGTGGTTTTTCCCCCATCTTCGCCCCTATCATCCTCGCCGGCTTCGTCTTTGGCCCCCGTTTTGGCTTCCTCATGGGCGCGCTCACGCTGTTGGTGTCCGCGCTGCTCACGGGGGGCGTGGGACCGTGGCTGCCGTACCAGATGTTTGCCGCCGGTTGGGTGGGGTTGACGGCGGGCTGGCTGCCCCAACTGCGCCGCCCGCTGCCGCTGTTGGCGCTGTTCGGCTTTGCCTGGGGGCTGCTGTTCGGCCTTCTCATGAACCTGACGTTTTGGCCGTTTGCCGTGGGCATGGCCGGGGCAGGTTGGGAGCCGGGGCTGGGCGTCGTGGATGGGATGGGGCGGTATCTGGCGTTTTATGCCGGCACGTCCCTCCTCTGGGACCTGGTGCGCGCCGGCGGCAACGTTGCCCTCCTCCTCATTTTGGGCATGCCGGCGATTCATGCGCTGGCCCGGTTTCGGGACCGCTTTCAGTTCGTGAGGGATGAGGTATGA
- a CDS encoding cob(I)yrinic acid a,c-diamide adenosyltransferase, which yields MPRLTKIYTRTGDDGTTSLGSRRRVPKDALRVQAYGTVDELNAVLGVALAHGLSARLAPVVTAIQNELFHLGSDLCFPEEDKQAYQIPQIEARHVAALEAVIDELSEKVGPLRNFILPGGTIGAAQLHVARTVCRRAERDVITLAREEAVGDYVVRYLNRLSDALFVMARYENLAANVPEPLWDSRA from the coding sequence ATGCCTCGACTAACTAAAATCTACACGCGCACCGGTGATGATGGCACGACATCGCTGGGCAGCCGCCGCCGCGTGCCCAAAGACGCGCTGCGGGTGCAGGCGTATGGAACCGTGGACGAATTGAACGCCGTGTTGGGCGTGGCGCTGGCGCACGGCCTCAGCGCGCGGCTGGCTCCCGTGGTAACGGCGATACAAAATGAGTTATTCCATCTGGGATCAGACCTCTGCTTTCCCGAAGAAGATAAGCAGGCGTACCAGATACCGCAAATCGAGGCGCGGCATGTGGCCGCGTTGGAAGCGGTGATCGACGAGCTGAGCGAGAAAGTTGGGCCGCTGCGGAACTTCATCCTGCCCGGCGGGACCATAGGCGCGGCGCAGTTGCACGTGGCGCGTACCGTTTGCCGCCGCGCCGAACGAGACGTGATCACCCTGGCGCGCGAGGAAGCGGTGGGCGATTATGTGGTACGCTACCTCAACCGCCTCTCCGATGCCCTTTTTGTGATGGCTCGCTACGAGAATCTGGCGGCCAACGTGCCCGAACCGCTGTGGGATTCGCGCGCCTGA
- a CDS encoding ABC transporter permease subunit: protein MRFRLLSALIVLSVLAPLGPLLLWSFAHRWFFPDVLPASWSWRAWAYVFSPASQVGRALGYSVLVALLVTLLSVVVGMPAGRALALHHFRGKTLVTFLILAPTIMPVIAVAMGIHVAFIRYGLADTLAGVVLVHLVPVLPYMVLILRSVFANYDPDYEAQARSLGARPRQVFWHVTLPAILPGVAVGSLFAFIISWSQYLLTLIIGGGQVLTLPVLLFSFANSGDNAITAALSLVFIAPALLFLALMSRLLGDGNTAAIGGFGRI from the coding sequence ATGCGTTTTCGTCTCCTTTCCGCCCTGATTGTCTTGTCCGTGCTGGCCCCGTTGGGGCCGTTGCTGCTGTGGTCGTTTGCGCATCGCTGGTTTTTCCCGGATGTGCTGCCGGCATCCTGGAGTTGGCGCGCCTGGGCATATGTGTTCTCGCCGGCATCGCAGGTGGGGCGGGCGCTGGGGTATAGTGTGCTGGTGGCCTTGTTGGTGACGCTGCTCTCGGTGGTGGTGGGAATGCCGGCAGGACGCGCCCTCGCCCTCCACCATTTTCGCGGCAAAACCCTCGTCACCTTCCTCATCCTCGCCCCCACCATCATGCCCGTCATCGCCGTGGCCATGGGCATCCACGTCGCCTTTATCCGCTACGGCCTGGCGGACACCCTGGCCGGCGTTGTTCTCGTCCACCTCGTGCCCGTTCTGCCCTACATGGTTTTGATATTGCGCAGCGTCTTTGCCAACTATGATCCTGACTACGAAGCCCAGGCGCGGTCACTGGGCGCGCGCCCGCGGCAGGTTTTCTGGCACGTCACCCTGCCCGCCATCCTGCCCGGCGTGGCCGTGGGCAGCCTCTTTGCCTTCATCATCTCCTGGAGCCAATACCTGCTCACCCTGATCATTGGCGGCGGCCAGGTGCTTACCCTGCCCGTGCTGCTGTTTTCCTTCGCCAACAGCGGCGACAATGCCATCACCGCCGCCCTTAGCCTCGTCTTCATCGCCCCCGCGCTACTGTTCCTGGCCTTGATGTCCCGCCTGCTCGGCGACGGCAACACGGCGGCCATCGGTGGCTTTGGCAGAATATAG